The nucleotide window AAGTGGCATCACGACAGTACCACCTTCTGCAAGCTGATGGAATTGTTTCGTTAATTTTATTTCGTCGGATGTATCAATGACAAACGTAATATTGTCGCCAAATGTAAGTGGCATAGACTTAGGTACGTCGGAAAACATGACTTTAACCCCGTCCATGACTAAGCTAGCGTTCATAACTAAGTCCTTTAGCGAATCTTCTATAGGTTCTTCATTTGTTTCGATTTCCCCATATGTCAGCAAATCTGTACACTTTGTTCCAAAAATTTCTTCATAAAACGCGATAGCATCTCTGGATTGTGTTCTAAAATTCAAGTAAACATTTAACGTCATTTGAATTCCTCCTCGATTTTTATTCGCTATAGTTTTATTGATTTAAGTGTATTTATTATAGCAGATACGAGAAAAAAGAGGAAAAGTTAAGCCGATAAATGCTTGACTTGGAGCTACTCCAAGGTGATAGACTAATAATAAGATATTAGATACAGGGGGAGATTCACATGAAAAAAACGCTATATTTAATGCGCCACGGTCAAACATTATTTAATCAGCGCAAAAAAATTCAAGGCTTTTGCGACGCACCACTAACAGAGCTTGGTATCAAACAAGCCAAAATCGCTGGAAGTTACTTTCAAGAAAACAATATTGAATTCGACCAAGCCTATAGTTCCACTTCAGAGCGCGCATGCGACACGTTAGAGCTTGTTACAGATAAAAGTTACACTAGATTGAAAGGCTTAAAAGAATGGAATTTCGGCACGTTTGAAGGGGAGAGCGAAGATTTAAATCCACCACTTCCATATGGTGATTTTTTCGCGACATTTGGTGGGGAACGGGAAATGGATTTTAGAGATCGCTTACTCGAAACAATGGAGGGCATCATGAGCCAAGATAAGCATGACACGGTTCTCGCTGTATCCCACGGAGCCGCTTGCGCCCAGTTTGCCCGATATTGGGAGAAAACGAGTAAGGTTGGCAAAGTAACAGGTCTGAAAAATTGCTGCATATTGAAGTTTGAATATGAAAATGGAGAGTTTACTTTGGTTAATTTTATTAATCATGATTTTGATAGTGGAGCGCATATTGAAAGCGCCAAATAAAAAAAGCACTCATAAATGAGTGCTTTTTTCGTTCATTGAAACAAATTCTTTATTTTATCCAAAAACCCACCAGTTAATTCATTCGCGGTATCTTGCAAGTTTTCCGTAAGTCCACTTGCTTTATCTTGCAGATTTTCTGTTAAGTTCGTCGCTTCATTTTGTAGATTTTCCGTGACATTACTTACTTGTTCGCCAAGCTCAGATGCTTTGTTTGTTGCCTCTTCTGTCAGTGTTCCTAGGTTTTCCAGGGGCAGGGACTCGGTAACTTTATTCTTCAAATCATCTAAATTCATTGTTTCCTCCTTATTTTGGGGGCTTAGAGTTCATTCTAAAGGAAGCCGCGGAGAAGTACAAACAATTCGTTCCGTCATTTGTGAAAAAATATGGTATGATGATATGAGGAAATGAGGACTGACATGAATAATTTAAAATTAAGTGAAGAAATTAAAAGAGCGATTAATGAACTAGGATATACAGAAGCGACGCCTGTTCAAAAAGCAGTAATTCCAGTTGCCTTAACAGGAGAAGATATTGTTGCTAAATCACAAACTGGTAGTGGGAAAACAGCGGCATTCGCAATTCCAATCGCCGAACAAGTCGTTTGGGAAGAGAACAAGCCACAAGCGCTTATTATCGTTCCAACCCGAGAGCTAGCGATGCAAGTCAAAACGGAATGCACGAACATTGGCCGCTTTAAACGGGTTAAAGCAGCAGCCATTTACGGACAATCACCATTTGCCAAACAAAAATTAGAACTAAGCCAAAAAAATCATATTGTCGTTGGGACACCTGGCCGACTACTTGATCACATCGAAAAAGGTTCACTGAATGTTGATAAAGTAGCCCACTTAGTTTTAGATGAAGTAGACGAAATGTTAAGCATGGGCTTTATTGATCAAGTAGAAGACATTCTTAGCCGTTTACCAAAAGAGCGCCAAAATCTATTTTTCTCTGCAACAATGCCAGAAGAAATGCAAGATTTAATTAAACGTTACCAAGACGATCCAATGGTAATTGAAATGGCATCGGAAAAAACGAACCCGATTTTCCATGTCGAAATGCAAACAGACAATAAAGAAAAAACACTAAAAGACGTTTTAATTACAGAAAATCCTGATAGCGCGATTATTTTTTGTAACACGAAAAATCAAGTGGATGAGTTAACTGATTTACTCGATTTACGAGTTAGTAAAATTCATGGCGGCTTAAGACAAGAAGACCGTTTTCGTGCGATGGATGATTTTAAAAGTGGCAAGTCGCGCTTCTTAATTGCGACAGATGTGGCGGGGCGCGGGATTGATGTAGATAATGTATCACTCGTAATCAACTACGATTTGCCGATTGAAAAAGAAAACTATGTCCACCGAATCGGTCGTACTGGTCGTGCTGGAAAAAGCGGGAAAGCGATTAGCTTCGTGAAAACGAATGAAAATCCGCTGCTACGGGACATAGAAGAAATGCTCCAAATCACCATTGAGAAAAAACGTAAACCGACAGTGATAGAAGTAAGAGCAAATGAAGAAGCTTTCCACAAAAAACAACAAAAACGCCCAGTAGTCAAAAAAGCTCGCGGGGAAAAATTAAATAAAAACATCATGAAACTTTACTTTAACGGCGGCAAAAAGAAAAAAATCCGCGCGGTAGATTTTGTTGGAACGATTTCTAAATTAGAAGGAATTACAGCAGAAGATATTGGTATTATTACAATTGAGGATCATGTTTCTTTTGTCGAAATTTTAAATGGAAAAGGACCGGCAGTGCTGGAAATGATGCGTTCCCGTAAAGTGAAAGGTAGACGCTTGAAAGTAAACGAAGCTAGAAAACGATAATAATAAGAAAAGAAGGTCTCAAGTATGGAAAGGCCCAGTAATGAGCTTATTCTTATGGTATTGAATGTTGTTAAAAATCCAATATATAACATAAAATCATTGACCATCCACTTTTTGCAAACTGACATCGTTGGCGATTCTACAAGAAATGAGCTGTTATATTGTACTTATTGGCTTGAGTTTCATGGGTTTATTCAGAGAGACGAAAATAATAATAAGCAAAAGTACTACAGCATAACCAAACAAGGGGATTTTTTACTGCAAAAAATTAAAAATGAACTTTCATGATTTGTTCATAGTTTGTTCACAACTCTACGTTATATTAAGAGTAACCTTTTTTTTAATGAAATATCTCACCTGGCAGCATCCGTCTCCCTACTAAAACACGGATGCTGCTCTTTTTTGTGTGTAAAATTATGCTATACTAAATAAAACTGAAATAGAAGGTGACAACATGTACAAATACACCATTTGTTTTATACAAAGAGGCGATCAAATTTTATTATTAAACCGGGAAAAAGCACCTTGGATGGGGAACTGGAACGGTGTCGGGGGAAGTACTTATCGACTCCATTCAACGTGAAATCACGGAAGAAACGGGAATTCCTTCCGAAGACTATGAAATCCGGGATATTGGCGAAATGATATGGTTTGTAAACGAAGAATATTTAGGCGGAATGCATTTGTTTTTTGCGAAACTTCCAGATGATTATGACTATCCAACCCCGCGCGCCATGGAAGAGGGCATTTTAGATTTTAAACAATGTGACTGGATTTTTGACCAAGAAAATACGGGTGTAGTAAGCTATTTATCTTATATTTTCCAGCATGTACAAAATGACTCCGAACGAATAAAAATCACAACAAAATATCACGGAACCACATTACTACATATTAGCCACGAATCCTTATAAAAAAAAGCATTGCGCCCATTCGCAATGCTTCCATACTATCAAGATGTCGTAAAATAACTAGCTTCCCAACGACTAATCAAATTTTGCGCATCCTCAGTAGTTAACTTCCTATGCCCGATAATCTGCTCTTTAGCAATCTCTAGACTCTCAAAATGATCAATTAAACGTTGGGATGAGTTATTAATATACACATCACGCAACAAAATAGATTGTCTTTTCTCATTATCGATACCTCGAACACCTACGATATAACCCGCGGCAGTCACGAGTAATAATTTATTCATAGTTCTTCACTCCCTTTTAGTTGTTCATGCGCGCTACTGGACACTTTTTTTCTGGATAAAAACATGTAGATAAAGACGCAAATAAATGCGATAGCACCAGCGATAATGTAAATACCTTGGAATGAAAGAACATGATGAATTTCACCCATAATATAAGGCCCAATACCAAGACCTAGATCAAGCCCGATAAAGTAAGTAGATAAGCCAATCCCAATACGGTGCGGCTCACAAACTTTCAAACAAACAGCCTGTCCATTTGACATAAACGTCCCGTAACCTAAACCAATCAAGCCACCTGAAATAAGTAAGACAAGACTGGATGTTGCAGTACTTAGCACAACTAAACCAACTGCTAAAAATAGATAACTCGGATACATCACATATTTTTCACCTTTGGCATCAAATAGTTTGCCGGACATTGGCCGAGTGAACGTAATAACGAGCGCATAAACGACAAAGAAAAATGTCCCAGCACTTACTAAATTGATTTCTCTTGCATAAGAAGCAAGGAATGTAAGTACGCTCGAATAAGAAATCCCCATTAAAAAGGCGATAAAAG belongs to Listeria swaminathanii and includes:
- a CDS encoding DUF3116 family protein: MERPSNELILMVLNVVKNPIYNIKSLTIHFLQTDIVGDSTRNELLYCTYWLEFHGFIQRDENNNKQKYYSITKQGDFLLQKIKNELS
- the dbpA gene encoding ATP-dependent RNA helicase DbpA — its product is MNNLKLSEEIKRAINELGYTEATPVQKAVIPVALTGEDIVAKSQTGSGKTAAFAIPIAEQVVWEENKPQALIIVPTRELAMQVKTECTNIGRFKRVKAAAIYGQSPFAKQKLELSQKNHIVVGTPGRLLDHIEKGSLNVDKVAHLVLDEVDEMLSMGFIDQVEDILSRLPKERQNLFFSATMPEEMQDLIKRYQDDPMVIEMASEKTNPIFHVEMQTDNKEKTLKDVLITENPDSAIIFCNTKNQVDELTDLLDLRVSKIHGGLRQEDRFRAMDDFKSGKSRFLIATDVAGRGIDVDNVSLVINYDLPIEKENYVHRIGRTGRAGKSGKAISFVKTNENPLLRDIEEMLQITIEKKRKPTVIEVRANEEAFHKKQQKRPVVKKARGEKLNKNIMKLYFNGGKKKKIRAVDFVGTISKLEGITAEDIGIITIEDHVSFVEILNGKGPAVLEMMRSRKVKGRRLKVNEARKR
- a CDS encoding histidine phosphatase family protein: MKKTLYLMRHGQTLFNQRKKIQGFCDAPLTELGIKQAKIAGSYFQENNIEFDQAYSSTSERACDTLELVTDKSYTRLKGLKEWNFGTFEGESEDLNPPLPYGDFFATFGGEREMDFRDRLLETMEGIMSQDKHDTVLAVSHGAACAQFARYWEKTSKVGKVTGLKNCCILKFEYENGEFTLVNFINHDFDSGAHIESAK
- a CDS encoding VOC family protein, with amino-acid sequence MTLNVYLNFRTQSRDAIAFYEEIFGTKCTDLLTYGEIETNEEPIEDSLKDLVMNASLVMDGVKVMFSDVPKSMPLTFGDNITFVIDTSDEIKLTKQFHQLAEGGTVVMPLAKTFWSEKFGEVKDKFGVGWQLNLS